The genomic region CACGGACGGTtgagacacagcctgggattgaacccgggtctgtagtgacgcctcaagcactgcagcgccttagaccactCACCATTCAGGAGGCCCTTTTagtacattttaaaatgttctaAATTAAATAAGATTGCTAATATGGGTGATTcttaatgggacaattgatgggtacaaccatcaaactagtagtaatgggacaattgatgggtacaaccatcaaactagtagtaatgggacaattgatgggtacaaccatcaaactagtagtaatgggacaattgatgggtacaaccatcaaactagtagtaatgggacaattgatgggtacaaccatcaaactagtagtaatgggacaattgatgggtacaaccatcaaactagtagtaatgggacaattgatgggtacaaccatcaaactagtagtaatgggacaattgatgggtacaaccatcaaactagtagtaatGGCACAATTGATGggtacaaccatcaaactagtagtaatGGCACAATTGATGGGTgcaaccatcaaactagtagtaatgggacaattgatgggtacaaccatcaaactagtagtaatgggacaattgatggtacaaccatcaaactactagtaatgggacaattgatgggtacaaccatcaaactagtagtaatGGCACAATTGATGggtacaaccatcaaactagtagtaatgggacaattgatgggtacaaccatcaaactagtagtaatgggacaattgatgggtacaaccatcaaactagtagtaatgggacaattgatgggtccaaccatcaaactagtagtaatgggacaattgatgggtacaaccatcaaactagtagtaatgggacaattgatgggtacaaccatcaaactagtagtaatgggacaattgatgggtacaaccatcaaactagtagtaatgggacaattgatgggtacaaccatcaaactagtagtaatgggacaattgatgggtacaaccatcaaactagtagtagAAGTCTAAAAGAAAAAAGAAtaaaactgtggtgcacattaatgttatCAACTTATATCATTATATTTATCCTTATTGAATCAATTCAGGCAATTTAACGCATTATGGATTTCTGTCCTCATCACCCAGCTCTAATTCATCTTAAGAAAGCTTACTAGCAAATTCAGTGCTAGTAGGAAATGCATATTATTATCATTTATTtttggagaggagaaagaaataGTTTCCCTATTCAACAAATAATCTATATGGGATCCCCTTTAAAGTTTCAAATAAACATTTGTATAatttttatttgactaggcaagtcagttatgggacggcctaggaacagtgggttaactgccttgttcaggggcagaacggcagattttttttacctaccttttggttactagtccaacactctaacctacctgctgccccaggtAGCCTAGGAAGGGGGTAGCAATTTATACAAATGGTTTAGACCCAATGGGACATTTCTTGTAGATTACCTGTTCTGGGTGCTCACTGCCGATGATCTCAGCCACAGTGTTGAAGGAGTCAGCATCAGGGAAGGTCTGGGCGTTCATGGTGAGTCGGACCACAATCCTCTGGCCTCGCTTAGCCATCCTGGCCATCATCATGGCGTCTTCCACTGTAATACAGGCGGTAGGGATCTTCTGCACTCCCTCCTGGTAGTCCTGCCAGCCTGTGTGAGGACTGCAACACAGAGAGACCCATGTTAGAAATTATCAGCAGAAATAGGGCACTGTACTACTTTTGGATTCCCATAAATTACTTATGATAACACACTTTCAAAAAGTCAATTTAAAACAATATAAAAGGTGTACTAGAGGAATACAAGTATATGGAATACACAAATAGCTAGAAATGTGGGACAAAAATTACATACAGTCAGACTTGACAGGAAGAGAGATGGCAACATGCAGTCCCAGCCTTAGTCAAGCATTCAACTAATTGGTATTATAAGGGAAGGGATACATTGGATCATTGTGACCCATCCAGTACCTGTTGATGGAGAAGGGTGTGATGGACCGGATGAGAGTAGTCAAGCATTCAACTAATTGGTATTATAAGGGAAGGGATACATTGGATCATTGTGACCCATCCAGTACCTGTTGATGGAGAAGGGTGTGATGGACCGGATGAGAGTAGTCAAGCATTCAACTAATTGGTATTATAAGGGAAGGGATACATTGGATCATTGTGACCCATCCAGTACCTGTTGATGGAGAAGGGTGTGATGGACCGGATGAGAGTAGTCAAGCATTCAACTAATTGGTATTATAAGGGAAGGGATACATTGGATCATTGTGACCCATCCAGTACCTGTTGATGGAGAAGGGTGTGATGGACCGGATGAGAGTAGTCAAGCATTCAACTAATTGGTATTATAAGGGAAGGGATACATTGGATCATTGTGACCCATCCAGTACCTGTTGATGGAGAAGGGTGTGATGGACCGGATGAGAGTAGTCAAGCATTCAACTAATTGGTATTATAAGGGAAGGGATACATTGGATCATTGTGACCCACCCAGTACCTGTTGATGGAGAAGGGTGTGATGGACCGGATGAGAGTAGTCAAGCATTCAACTAATTGGTATTATAAGGGAAGGGATACATTGGATCATTGTGACCCATCCAGTACCTGTTGATGGAGAAGGGTGTGATGGACCGGATGAGAGTAGCCACAGCTCCTACTTCCGCTGCCTTGGATGCCCCAAACTCCCTGTACTGCACTGTCTCCCCATAGCTGACAAAGGGCTGGTTATACACCACGATCTTCCCAATGGCTTCCTTCTGCATTTTTTTCAGCTCCTCAAAAGACTCCACCACCAGCACCTCTGCTTCAATGCCTGAACCGAGAGGAGACCGAAAGCCACAAAAAAGTGACATGCTTGGCACAACGGTCTACGGTACTGCAtttcagtgcttgaggcgtcactacagacaccctggttcgaatccaggctgtatcacaaccggccatgattgggagtcccatagggcagcgaaCAATTGggccagcgtcatccgggtttggccaggggtaggccgtcattgtaaataagaatttgttcttaactgacttgtctggtgAAATAATGGTTATATAAAAATACATCAGTGCACCAGTCGAAGATTCATCTAAATATCTACACCTTGGCTTGAGTTGGGGCCTAGCAAATAGTGGCAACACCATCAGCATTGTCTAGGCTTGAGTGATAGAACTCCTCGCTATAGAACACAGGGGCAGTTCCACAATAACGGAATTATGCTGAGACTCCAAAACCATTGATTTAAacatttaacaaaccatacaactctatgcacatgGACTACAATGAATAATTCACaaaggaaaaaaataaaataaataacacttACTGGAAaacagatgcaaagtttggtaactgAATTACAGTaaaaatctccctcagttttattctgttaccaaactttgcaccTGCAGTTCTTCCTataaatgtatttttgtaaaatgttcagtggAAATTGTAGTCCTTGTGTATAGAGttatatggtttgttaaactttgaaatcaatggtttcTGTTTGGTATACATTTTTAAGTGAAAAATATTGAGAGTAATTTCATTTATGTGGAATTGCCCATAGACCTACCTTCTTGGGGTGTAGCCACACTGCTGCCCAGTCCAAGGATGGCCATGGTGTGATTCCAGGGCTGTAGCATCACggcgctctcctctcccctgaccCAGTGTGGGATCTTCACTGGTTCTAGATGTACGTTCTCCAGCCCATCCTTCCTCAGGGCACTGAACATATACTTGATAGCCAGGTCCAGGTTCTTAGAGCCACTGACACGGTTCCCTATTGTATCTGTGAAGTCTGCCAGTCTCTCATAGGAGCGGTTCTGGGCTTTGCCATACACAGCCAAGTCTATGATGCTCTTGGCTACTTTTGCATAGCTGGCAATTTCTTTAGCGGTCTCTGGAAATGGCTTTCCACCAGTACTGTGTGGCAAACAGTTACAATGGAGAAATGTGGCCAAAAGAGTCAGTGAGGAAAGGCCACATTGTTTTATCTGCCGGCCCTGCATCTGGAGGCAGACAAGAACATATGAAGGTTATTTACAAATACTTTCCTCGTGACAACAGTCTATTTACGCTAATGCACCGACCACACTACATTTCCCTAATTTGCTTAAAATATGACAGCACGCTACACGTGCCAGTGTTTACTTCATTACTGGGAACAGAAACGTATTGAGGTACAGCGGCAACTAGTATGGGCGGACTGGAGCTCCGACGTAACTCATTTTTTAATAACTACAGATTTCAGAGACATTGTTCCGTGTAATTGCAGGCTATTCTTTGGGTGCTcaaatcactttttttttttaaacaaatgtgACGTCGGTCCAGACCAGTCATAGAGTTTAGTCGGCTATTTGACGCAGTGAAATGCATAGCAAAACAAGGAAGCAAGCCACAAGGATCCGTATAGCTGACGTTGTCAGTCGTTGTGATTCCTAACTAGCGAAACATGAAAGGACTTTTAAATTAGGACACAATAAAAAAAGAACAAACCTTCTTCTACAGTTAGTTGGTAAATTGCTTACCGTCTTGACAGGTGGAATAATTCACAATAAATGTTATTCTTTCGAGCCAACTAGCTATTTCTTATCAATTTCAAAATAACTTCCGTGATATGAATGACTACGGCAAATCAGTAGGGACAGCCATGCGTTTTCACGTTCGTTGAAAATTTCATttagttttgtttttgtttctttaCCAAATTGTAATAAAAAAAAGTCTGCTCTAATTACTACCCTTGATGTTTACTACGGACATTTTGCTTTTCTTTCTGCATGACTTGGTATGAGCAAACATTTAGCTCACAGCAGCCTGCATGTTTAGTGTTTTGATCAGAGATCGCAAACTTATAAaagctatttatattttttacat from Oncorhynchus masou masou isolate Uvic2021 chromosome 29, UVic_Omas_1.1, whole genome shotgun sequence harbors:
- the LOC135520964 gene encoding carboxypeptidase Q-like translates to MQGRQIKQCGLSSLTLLATFLHCNCLPHSTGGKPFPETAKEIASYAKVAKSIIDLAVYGKAQNRSYERLADFTDTIGNRVSGSKNLDLAIKYMFSALRKDGLENVHLEPVKIPHWVRGEESAVMLQPWNHTMAILGLGSSVATPQEGIEAEVLVVESFEELKKMQKEAIGKIVVYNQPFVSYGETVQYREFGASKAAEVGAVATLIRSITPFSINSPHTGWQDYQEGVQKIPTACITVEDAMMMARMAKRGQRIVVRLTMNAQTFPDADSFNTVAEIIGSEHPEQVVLLSGHLDSWDVGQGAMDDGGGALISWEALSLLKDLGLRPRRTLRTVLWSAEEQGGVGAQQYFQLHKVNISNFNLVMESDQGTFTPLGLQFTGSVQARAVMAEVMKLLKPINTTTLEEHGEGIDIEMWMDAGVPGASLHVADSRYFWFHHTNGDTMSVQSPIEMNLCSALWAVVAYVVADLEEMLPR